A single Drechmeria coniospora strain ARSEF 6962 chromosome 03, whole genome shotgun sequence DNA region contains:
- a CDS encoding putative proteasome endopeptidase complex subunit PRE7 — protein MAAMFTQNPVMNGPNYSFSDAPKTASGEFREHRFNPYTDNGGSTLGIAGADFTIMAGDTRHTSGYSINSRMAPKVFKIGGSTSSQDDATIVLSVCGFAADGTALRDQLDTICKIYRYRHGKPMTLNACAKRLSTILYGKRFFPYYVTAMLGGLDEEGKGAVYSYDPVGSYEREQCRAGGAAGSLIMPFLDNQVNFKNQYVPGSGVGHDLKERERHPLSRVQVETLIKDAFDGAVERHIEVGDALQMLIVTKDGIEETILPMKQD, from the exons ATGGCTGCCATGTTCACGCAGAATCCGGTCATGAATGGCCCCAACTACTCCTTCTCCGATGCCCCAAAGACTGCCAGCGGAGAGTTCAGAGAGCATCGCTTCAATCC CTACACAGACAATGGCGGCTCGACGCTCGGCATCGCAGGCGCCGACTTCACCATCATGGCAGGCGACACTCGTCACACGAGCGGCTACAGCATCAACAGTCGAATGGCTCCCAAGGTCTTCAAGATCGGCGGTTCCACATCCTCGCAAGACGATGCCACGATAGTCCTCTCCGTCTGCGGCTTCGCGGCCGACGGAACTGCGCTGCGCGACCAGCTGGACACGATCTGCAAGATCTACCGTTACCGCCATGGGAAGCCCATGACTCTCAACGCCTGCGCCAAGCGCTTGTCCACGATCCTCTACGGCAAGCGGTTCTTTCCCTACTACGTTACGGCCATGCTCGGTGgtctcgacgaggaaggtaAGGGCGCCGTCTATTCGTACGACCCCGTTGGGAGCTACGAGCGGGAACAGTGCCGAGCTGGTGGCGCGGCCGGTAGCCTTATCATGCCCTTCCTCGATAACCAGGTCAACTTCAAGAACCAGTACGTTCCGGGAAGCGGTGTTGGCCATGACCTCAAGGAGCGAGAACGCCACCCACTCTCCCGTGTGCAGGTTGAGACACTCATTAAGGATGCCTTCGACGGCGCGGTGGAACGACATATTGAGGTCGGCGATGCGCTGCAGATGTTGATCGTCACAAAGGATGGAATTGAGGAGACAATACTGCCAATGAAACAGGACTAG